A section of the Paenibacillus odorifer genome encodes:
- a CDS encoding class I SAM-dependent methyltransferase encodes MGLLNALIEQAKNPRGFVGNIMIKIMNQAHTNITTWGLRKIEIKSGDPILDIGCGGGQTIHTLAKQNKQHEIYGIDYSEQAVETSIQKNNKAVIAGKVKISQGDVSALPFNDGFFGTITAIQTHYFWPDLEHDISEAFRVLMAGGTFVIISEIYKINYHMKQFTKNEEMEQLFRKSGFQTVNIHENNKWRCYVGKK; translated from the coding sequence ATGGGTTTATTGAATGCGCTGATTGAGCAAGCCAAGAATCCTAGAGGGTTCGTAGGAAATATCATGATCAAAATCATGAATCAGGCACATACCAACATCACAACATGGGGACTTAGAAAAATAGAAATTAAGAGCGGCGATCCTATCCTGGACATAGGCTGTGGTGGCGGTCAAACTATACATACGTTAGCAAAACAAAATAAACAACATGAAATTTACGGCATAGATTACTCAGAACAAGCTGTAGAGACATCTATTCAAAAAAACAATAAGGCTGTAATCGCTGGTAAGGTGAAAATTAGTCAGGGAGATGTGTCAGCGTTACCGTTCAACGATGGATTTTTTGGGACGATCACAGCGATTCAGACACATTATTTCTGGCCGGACCTCGAACACGATATAAGTGAAGCATTTAGGGTGCTGATGGCAGGCGGTACATTTGTTATTATTTCTGAGATCTATAAAATCAATTATCATATGAAGCAATTCACTAAGAACGAAGAGATGGAGCAGTTATTTCGGAAATCGGGCTTTCAGACGGTAAATATTCACGAGAATAACAAATGGAGATGTTATGTTGGAAAGAAATAA
- a CDS encoding ketopantoate reductase family protein, with the protein MRVLVFGAGVLGSYLAHVLVRGGNDVTMLARGKRAEQLTKDGLVLRHYFQIKNTVDTVKVISTLRFDDLYDLIFVVMKYNDFPSVLPILAENQSLNIILVGNNGDALGMQKDLQEMSNVRKNILFGFQLSAGIRETSGRVIKIHAGGQMVLGSLDGEIPIKHLLEKAFENAKYKLTYHEDMDAWLKSHIVPIVALNSLSYLHDGDLKKVSKDKKLLKQAISVMDEGFQIMEQLSYTVTPAGQVNFVRKHKQAVYYGLAIIHKLPFMKLVDGSFSEIAALFNSFDILKQQANIATPNWDQLKKQAFSKFNANV; encoded by the coding sequence ATGAGAGTTTTAGTTTTTGGAGCGGGAGTATTAGGCAGCTATCTTGCGCATGTTCTAGTGCGTGGGGGAAATGATGTCACCATGCTTGCCAGAGGAAAGCGAGCAGAGCAATTGACGAAAGACGGACTTGTGCTTCGCCATTATTTTCAAATTAAAAACACTGTGGATACAGTAAAGGTCATCTCTACGCTTCGATTCGATGATCTCTATGATCTTATTTTTGTTGTTATGAAATATAATGATTTTCCATCTGTGTTACCTATTCTAGCTGAGAATCAGAGTCTGAATATAATTCTTGTGGGGAACAATGGCGATGCTCTTGGCATGCAAAAGGATCTCCAGGAAATGAGCAATGTGAGGAAAAATATACTCTTCGGATTTCAACTTAGTGCAGGAATTCGGGAAACGAGCGGTCGCGTTATTAAAATACACGCAGGAGGGCAAATGGTACTTGGCAGTTTAGACGGTGAGATTCCAATAAAACACTTACTGGAAAAAGCGTTTGAGAACGCTAAGTATAAGCTAACTTATCATGAGGATATGGATGCTTGGCTCAAAAGTCATATCGTGCCAATAGTGGCTTTGAACTCCCTTAGTTATCTGCATGACGGGGATTTGAAAAAGGTATCTAAAGATAAGAAGCTATTAAAACAAGCCATTTCAGTAATGGACGAGGGGTTTCAAATCATGGAGCAATTAAGCTATACTGTTACTCCAGCAGGTCAAGTTAACTTTGTTCGAAAGCACAAGCAGGCTGTATATTATGGTCTGGCAATAATTCATAAATTACCGTTTATGAAATTAGTGGACGGTTCTTTCAGCGAAATAGCGGCTTTGTTTAATTCATTTGATATTTTGAAGCAACAAGCAAACATTGCAACGCCCAATTGGGATCAACTTAAAAAACAAGCGTTTTCGAAGTTTAATGCAAATGTATAA
- a CDS encoding sporulation protein YjcZ: MGEFHGGAFTSTGAILVLFILLVIISRSLFV, from the coding sequence ATGGGTGAATTTCATGGAGGAGCCTTCACTTCGACCGGAGCGATTTTGGTACTTTTCATCTTGCTGGTCATCATTTCCCGTTCGTTGTTTGTTTAA
- a CDS encoding metallophosphoesterase family protein, translating to MIPFRFLHTADLHLDSRFAGLAHISPAIRAYLRESTFAALGRLVRVAIQENVDFIVISGDVYDVSDASLQGQLRFQEALKELGEHGINVFLIHGNHDPLDGLRLTTEMPKHVIVFGGEKPEHATAYRRIDGQEVAIVSGISYPTAKVTNNTAVTFSRIPGSRLFHIAMLHGNVDGDLLHETYSPCSRRDLIERGFDYWALGHIHKRSVLHEKPVIVYPGNIQGRSIKETGAKGCYIVDVDEAGRSALQFHELDFVRWQVRDLSIEGLSNEAEWIQKVEQVIEDIRAELPELMSVVRFRLIGRGDVHKVLAEKGAAEDLLSELQRREAIRAERKDYKGLVWTEGFAIESGLAIDRQRLLEEDSFLGEMLRIAEHTEHSPEALEELLNSALKPLLENQELRKLLSMTSQEEKLSWLRGAAEQGITMLGGMDDTVEAAESLSYQQAGGQNDEN from the coding sequence ATGATTCCATTTCGCTTTCTGCATACTGCTGATTTACATCTGGATAGCCGTTTTGCCGGGCTGGCGCATATTTCGCCAGCCATTCGTGCTTATTTACGTGAGTCTACCTTTGCCGCCCTCGGGCGGCTTGTCCGCGTTGCGATCCAAGAGAATGTTGATTTTATTGTCATTAGTGGAGATGTGTACGATGTTTCAGATGCTTCATTACAGGGACAGCTGCGATTTCAGGAAGCGCTCAAAGAACTCGGTGAGCACGGGATTAACGTGTTCCTGATTCATGGCAACCACGATCCGCTTGACGGACTGCGTCTGACAACGGAAATGCCAAAGCATGTTATCGTATTTGGCGGAGAGAAGCCAGAACACGCTACAGCTTACCGCCGTATAGATGGCCAAGAAGTTGCCATCGTTAGTGGAATCTCTTATCCAACGGCGAAAGTGACGAACAACACAGCTGTAACCTTTTCTCGTATACCTGGCAGCCGCCTGTTTCATATTGCGATGCTGCATGGCAATGTAGACGGTGATTTGCTGCATGAGACCTATTCTCCTTGCAGTCGCAGGGACCTTATCGAACGGGGTTTTGATTATTGGGCGCTTGGACATATTCATAAACGGAGTGTACTGCATGAGAAGCCTGTGATTGTGTATCCAGGCAATATACAAGGGCGCAGCATTAAGGAAACCGGTGCTAAAGGCTGTTATATTGTGGATGTAGATGAGGCTGGAAGATCCGCTCTGCAATTTCATGAACTGGATTTCGTTCGCTGGCAGGTTAGAGACCTATCTATAGAAGGATTAAGCAATGAAGCAGAATGGATACAGAAAGTGGAGCAGGTTATTGAAGACATCCGCGCGGAGCTCCCGGAGCTCATGTCGGTGGTCAGATTTCGTCTGATTGGACGAGGGGACGTACATAAAGTATTGGCTGAAAAAGGGGCGGCAGAGGATCTGCTGTCTGAACTCCAGCGCCGTGAGGCGATTAGGGCTGAGCGTAAAGATTACAAAGGGCTTGTCTGGACCGAAGGGTTCGCCATCGAGTCCGGCTTAGCTATTGATCGCCAACGCTTATTGGAAGAAGATAGTTTTCTTGGAGAAATGCTGCGCATTGCAGAGCATACGGAACATTCTCCAGAAGCGCTCGAAGAACTATTAAATAGTGCGCTTAAACCGCTATTGGAGAATCAGGAGCTGCGTAAGCTGTTGTCTATGACTAGTCAAGAAGAGAAGTTGAGCTGGCTACGTGGTGCA
- a CDS encoding glycosyltransferase family 4 protein codes for MNLLQALFFPPEQPGGVSSMIPYLQERFRSSRWEMDLFWLPKRIRNKGHEEVIFETFDWTQYGESPIVQKYIQTYRDYLWWTKLRMSKPYDLIHSHHPIAGLAMKKVFPDTPLIHTLHSSYERELILNGAISEDGLEHRFLVSLYRELEHVSDRLMTVSRSFADYVAPYIIDPSNIGVIPNGFDEKRFKPVPHDNAIPQLVTVTRLVPAKGIDILLKACAELKNRGHEYVLHIIGDGPSRADLEKMAQHLGIYNETIFYGYTLHPEEFMPFFDIFVLPSRAEAFGSVFAEAALSCLALVGTNVGGIPEQIEDGVNGLLVSPDDEIALADALEKVISDPAYRYELSRSAWDKAKSLYSLTRVANELKKTYLQYPSGTKG; via the coding sequence ATGAATTTGCTGCAAGCGCTCTTCTTCCCGCCGGAGCAACCCGGTGGTGTATCATCTATGATCCCTTATCTTCAGGAAAGATTCCGTTCAAGCCGTTGGGAGATGGATTTGTTTTGGCTGCCTAAGCGGATTCGCAATAAGGGGCATGAGGAAGTAATATTCGAGACGTTTGATTGGACGCAGTATGGAGAAAGTCCGATCGTTCAGAAATATATTCAGACCTATCGTGATTATTTATGGTGGACTAAACTGCGGATGAGTAAGCCCTATGATCTTATTCATTCTCATCATCCGATTGCGGGCTTAGCAATGAAAAAAGTGTTCCCTGATACTCCGTTAATTCATACCCTGCATTCCAGTTACGAGCGGGAATTGATTCTAAATGGAGCGATTTCCGAGGATGGCTTGGAGCATCGTTTTCTAGTCTCACTTTATCGTGAGCTTGAGCATGTTAGTGATCGATTAATGACGGTGTCGCGATCTTTTGCAGATTATGTGGCCCCTTATATTATTGATCCTTCTAATATAGGTGTTATTCCGAATGGTTTTGATGAAAAAAGATTTAAGCCTGTTCCGCATGATAATGCTATTCCGCAGCTAGTGACCGTGACACGTCTGGTTCCGGCTAAAGGAATAGATATATTACTCAAAGCTTGCGCGGAGCTTAAAAATCGCGGCCATGAGTATGTACTGCATATTATTGGCGATGGTCCTTCACGTGCGGATCTGGAAAAGATGGCCCAACATTTAGGGATCTATAATGAAACGATTTTTTACGGATATACGCTGCACCCTGAAGAATTCATGCCATTTTTTGATATTTTCGTATTGCCCTCTCGGGCGGAGGCGTTCGGTTCAGTGTTTGCGGAAGCGGCACTTAGCTGCCTGGCTTTAGTGGGGACAAATGTGGGCGGAATACCGGAGCAGATTGAAGATGGTGTGAATGGTTTATTGGTCAGTCCTGATGATGAGATTGCTCTTGCTGACGCATTAGAGAAGGTGATATCTGATCCGGCTTATCGTTATGAGCTTTCACGTTCCGCTTGGGATAAAGCAAAAAGCCTATATTCGTTGACACGAGTTGCTAATGAACTTAAAAAAACCTATTTACAGTATCCCTCAGGAACGAAAGGGTGA
- a CDS encoding histidine phosphatase family protein: MAIYFIRHGIDDEGFRGGWSQRGLVVEGYRQAERLGYYLKENQSSFNITRILCSDLQRALDTANEIARELDLPVESSQYWRETNNGVIAGMPHEIVNERYPGLYFSALRMDERFPGGESPQEFFTRISSSFSKLCNELESTDPNENVIVVTHGGVINVIYHILKGLTWTNKNAHFPTSYTSIHKIEYQVDKWAVTAENLTEHISSDQAAGMAN, translated from the coding sequence ATGGCTATATATTTTATAAGGCATGGAATAGATGATGAAGGCTTTCGTGGGGGTTGGAGTCAACGTGGACTTGTAGTAGAGGGATATAGACAAGCCGAACGTCTTGGATATTATCTTAAGGAAAATCAATCTAGCTTTAACATAACCCGTATTCTTTGTAGTGATTTGCAACGTGCGTTAGATACAGCAAATGAGATCGCCAGAGAGCTTGATTTGCCTGTTGAAAGCAGCCAGTATTGGAGAGAAACGAACAATGGTGTAATCGCTGGAATGCCTCATGAAATCGTAAATGAACGATACCCGGGTCTTTATTTCTCGGCTTTAAGAATGGATGAGAGATTTCCAGGAGGAGAAAGTCCTCAGGAATTTTTTACGCGAATAAGTTCAAGTTTCTCAAAACTATGTAATGAACTGGAGAGTACTGATCCAAATGAAAATGTAATTGTGGTCACTCATGGTGGCGTAATTAATGTTATATACCATATTTTAAAAGGGCTAACGTGGACGAATAAGAATGCTCATTTCCCGACTTCATATACTAGTATTCATAAAATAGAGTATCAAGTAGATAAGTGGGCAGTTACAGCAGAAAATCTTACGGAACATATATCAAGTGATCAGGCTGCTGGTATGGCCAATTGA
- a CDS encoding RsmB/NOP family class I SAM-dependent RNA methyltransferase, with amino-acid sequence MKEEQLPASYTASIKEMLGQEADAFLESYSAPRTQGLRFNPLKSTSAIGQVAVDRTVSQFNLKPIPWCQGGFYYDEPARPGRHPYHAAGLYYIQEPSAMSAAELLAPEPGETVLDLAAAPGGKTTHIAGLMQGQGLLISNEIHPERAKILAENVERLGIKNTLVTCATPEQLSARFPQAFDRIMLDAPCSGEGMFRKDPKAIQEWSPAHVVMCAARQWDILQDAYIMLKPGGTLAYSTCTFNRQENEETIARLTASYPDMELLTCKRLWPHLEKGEGHFVALLRKQIDTASVNDDANRNAKKRRSKNNPKTNSSVRDAYQLFQDWAAVELPGLSCQGVPLLFGESLYLLPESFNGNLHTGLLDGLRIPRAGLHIAHLKKNRIEPAHALAMALQPIQASRSFNLSSDGPEIHAWLRGESLPVPSELHGWTLVTLDGLPISWGKASLGQLKNHLPKGLRILKAHIDEQ; translated from the coding sequence ATGAAGGAAGAACAGCTGCCTGCCTCTTACACCGCATCTATTAAAGAAATGCTGGGGCAAGAGGCAGATGCTTTTCTAGAAAGTTATTCAGCACCACGAACTCAAGGACTGCGCTTTAATCCGCTAAAAAGCACCTCAGCCATAGGCCAAGTTGCGGTGGACCGTACAGTCTCACAATTTAATTTGAAACCTATCCCATGGTGCCAGGGCGGGTTTTATTATGATGAGCCCGCTCGACCAGGCAGGCATCCTTACCATGCCGCTGGACTATATTATATTCAGGAGCCTTCCGCAATGTCCGCAGCTGAACTGCTGGCACCTGAACCCGGTGAAACCGTCCTCGATCTTGCAGCAGCCCCTGGAGGTAAAACTACGCATATCGCTGGTTTAATGCAGGGACAAGGCCTCTTAATCTCTAATGAGATTCATCCGGAACGCGCAAAAATTCTAGCAGAGAACGTTGAACGTCTGGGCATTAAGAATACCCTCGTAACCTGTGCAACACCAGAACAGCTATCTGCGCGTTTCCCGCAAGCTTTTGACCGAATTATGCTGGATGCTCCTTGTTCTGGAGAAGGCATGTTCCGAAAAGATCCAAAAGCCATTCAAGAGTGGTCTCCTGCTCATGTAGTTATGTGCGCAGCGAGACAATGGGATATCCTGCAAGACGCCTACATTATGCTTAAACCAGGGGGTACTTTAGCCTACTCTACCTGCACCTTTAACCGTCAAGAGAATGAAGAAACCATTGCTCGATTGACGGCTAGTTACCCCGATATGGAACTACTCACCTGCAAACGCCTTTGGCCGCATTTAGAAAAGGGCGAAGGTCACTTTGTAGCACTCCTGCGTAAGCAAATTGACACTGCATCCGTGAATGATGATGCCAACCGCAACGCCAAAAAACGCCGAAGTAAAAACAACCCAAAAACTAATTCTTCTGTACGCGATGCCTACCAGCTTTTTCAAGACTGGGCTGCGGTAGAACTGCCTGGTCTTTCATGCCAAGGTGTGCCACTGCTCTTCGGCGAATCCCTTTATTTGCTGCCAGAATCCTTTAATGGCAATCTCCATACCGGGCTGCTGGACGGACTGCGTATTCCACGAGCTGGACTACATATCGCCCATTTGAAGAAAAATCGGATTGAACCTGCTCATGCATTAGCTATGGCACTACAGCCCATACAAGCTTCACGAAGCTTTAATCTCAGCAGTGATGGCCCGGAAATACATGCTTGGCTACGTGGTGAAAGCCTGCCTGTCCCCAGCGAATTACATGGATGGACACTTGTAACTTTAGATGGTTTGCCGATTAGTTGGGGCAAAGCGAGTTTAGGGCAGCTTAAAAATCATCTTCCTAAAGGATTACGTATCCTAAAAGCCCATATTGACGAGCAATAG